The Vitis vinifera cultivar Pinot Noir 40024 chromosome 1, ASM3070453v1 DNA segment GTTAGGGTTTTGAATGTAATATGATAGGCATTATCTAATGCATCAGTTGTCTCAGTGATCTGAGAATTGAAAGAATTTGGAGTTCTTTCCATGCTCTCTTCCAAGAACTGATTTGCCATTTCGAGTATTTGCTTTCATATTTGTTTATGCTCTGTTTGTTTTCCGAGGAAATGtcggaaaataaaaaatcttaacttgtttaattattttagacATGAGAAATTGTGCGACTTTTTGTCTCACTTTATTTGAGCTTTTCGTTTTTAGGAATTAAGGAAGCAGAGGGTACAAGGTTGaacccatttttttcccttttagttTCATCTGTTTTTCACTAAGCGAACGGAGTGATCGAATCCTTCATTTTTCATagcactttctctctctagttcCTTTTGTTCAGTGAAGAGTTTCCTTCCTCTGCTACTTGAAGGTGTGTTAGAAAATGGCTGAATCAAAATCTGGATTGAGGAAGCCTGTGTTCACCAAGATTGAACAGCTTCGCCCGGGTACTAGTGGGCATACTCTCACGGTAAAAGTTGTTAGTTCTAAGATGGTGCTGCAAAAGGGTCGTCCAGATGGTCCTCAGGTGCGTCAAATGCGGATTGCAGAATGCTTGGTAGGAGATGAGACCGGAATGATTATTTTTACAGCGAGGAATGATCAAGGTAGATGACTTTTTAAATATGCACAACTCTATGTTGAGGGCTATATTAAATTTTGCTTGGCTTTTTCCTTGACATTTTACTAACACAGAAATTCTCTTCTAAGGATAGTATAAATGTTTTCAGTTTAGGGTTCATTTTTCATGCATTTAGTGTCTTGAATTTTCTAGTTTGTAATTTCATTTGGAGTCCACTGGCTTTACTTTTGGCATTTTAAGCTACCTGAACAGCATAATCCAGTTGCAAACAGGATTCTTGATTGTGTTATACTAGTCTAAAAAATCTTAGTAGCATATTTATGTGGCAATCTGTTTGTTTCCACAAACATGAATATGAGTTATTATGAATTTTGATACAATTGAGGTGCACTTAATAACTATGACTATGAGAGGACGTTATGAAAATCAGTATAGTTTTCATATTTgtgttccttctttttcttttttcttttttattttaaaaattatttttattaattttttttatatatatattttttaaaattattattattttcttttacctattttaagaaaaactgagtcaaataaattcaatttttggggCCTGCCTTAGCATCCATCCAAAATCTAGGATGATATAATCTGTGAAGACAGGatctatttatctatttttattatttaatatttactattttttattatttaataacataatCTGTTGATTAGTATGACTTGTCATGAACTGCTGGTTATGAGGTAAAATGTTATTTTGTAGTGTTGATTATGAGGAAGAGTGGCTTTTTTGCATTGGACTATTTAGTCTTACTCTTTTCTCTCTGTGTGTATATTTGTTAAATTCATGAAATATATGCTAAATTGATTCCTTGATTCAGTTGACTGAAGGTAAAACATGTCTTGTTTTGTGTCTAAACCGTATGAAAATGGAAATTAGGTGATTATACATTCAGGTCGCTTGTCTTTGACTAGCTTTACTAGCATCCTGAATcatagggtggtgcctaatgacTTTGGATGCTTGGATGAGCAAGAGAGAAAGAAACAAGCGATATATTTGCCCCTTTTTCCTGCCATTTTGttcatgtttaataatttagttCTCTCAATTAGATATGTTTAACAAATCCTTTTTTGAGAGTGCCACAAGCTAATCATATTCTTTTCTATCATTTACAACCTTTTTGGCATGTATTTGGATTTAGGTTCTTTCCtctttaataatatattctCTTTTGTTCAATTGCCATGAACATCCTCTTAATTTTAATGTTTGGCTTTTTCTTGTAAATAATAGAAgtatttaaataagaaaaatgatgtaTTGAGAAGTACacattaaaaagataaattgtgcatatttgtaataatttaatgTCAACACCATGTGTATGCATTTCTATATTTCATGTAGGGTGGGAATGAAGTCCTCTTGTTCAATTTAATGAactttttaattaagaaattattgCAGATTTGGGCTGGTCAGAAAACTGTTAGCAGAGAGTTTGGAATATAATTATCAGGCTATAAATTAGTTGGCAAATCTTTTGGGGTCTTTGTCAGGTATTGCAGGGAAATacactaaaaaaaaaccttgctGTTGGGATGATGCCATTGGTTTGGTTCCTTGAATGTGACCAGATCAGTTGCTGATTTGTTACCAGTATCAAATGTACTGAGATGTCAATTTGGATTGAAGTTAAATTTGAAATGGTAGCCAATCTTGAAATTGGAGGAATTGTGGTGAAACCTAACCAGTTTGGTGATTGGGAAACAAAATGTCCAATGTGACAAAATATTAGGATTGTCGGGGAATTCACTAAAACCCTCGTGTTTGGAATGATGCTCCCTGTTTGGTTCCTGAAATGAGACCAGATTAGTTGCTCACTAGTTACTGGTATAAAATGTGCTGTGAATAGGGATAATAATGGAGCGGGTTTTTTTGGGTACCTATCTCGGTCTGCCCCTAATAGGACAGGTTAGGAATAAATATAAACGTTTTCAGGACAAGTTCGAGAGATTTTTTTAAACCCACAATGGGTTTGGGTAATGGACTTTATCCCGCCTTGCCTTGTATTGATTATatgtaatattaaataaaaattattttagttgttgttgttgttttttctcatttttcatttttttaaacacaaaatattacttctcataaaaattaattataaatagttataatttttactaatttataaattttatttatttttaatacaatttaagattttaaaagtacaaaattgaaaaaaaaatttaaatggggTGGGGCAGGTCTGTGCCTGGCTTcgtcttttatttatttttttatgaggaTGAGaattcatataaataaatgggataaggGTGTATGAAAATTTCCTACACCtgcccttctttttttttttttttggatgggaattgatataaataaatgggaCAGGGGTCACCCATCCACAACCATCCCCATCCCTAAATGTGAAGCAAAATTGTATTGAAGTTAAATTAGACATGGCAGCTGATCTTGAAATTGGAGGAGTTGTGGTGAAAGATAATGGGTTTGGTGATTGGGAAACAGCATGCCCAATGTGATAAAATATTGGTAGTCTCGATGGCATTTAAGGTTGTGGTAG contains these protein-coding regions:
- the LOC100265381 gene encoding uncharacterized protein At4g28440; this encodes MAESKSGLRKPVFTKIEQLRPGTSGHTLTVKVVSSKMVLQKGRPDGPQVRQMRIAECLVGDETGMIIFTARNDQVDLMKEGSTVVLRNAKIDMFKGSMRLAVDKWGRVEVTEPASFSVKEDNNLSLVEYELVNVVEE